The following proteins are co-located in the Lacticaseibacillus paracasei subsp. paracasei genome:
- a CDS encoding TetR/AcrR family transcriptional regulator C-terminal domain-containing protein, translated as MSTSDQTKAHLAKVLKVQMQHKPLDRITIAELSAAAHVNRNTFYYHFDDIYALLKWTLEADIGRKVMQDLGAATWETKYQLVLDYIVANQIFCLNAFHSVGRDMLEEFLFQSATDMVKPVVLDIDPATPAQTVADICNFYGAAIVGQVLLWLAQSLKEPERNLIKRADLMLNGSIAFIVRKRSLGPQ; from the coding sequence ATGTCCACATCTGATCAAACTAAGGCGCATCTTGCCAAGGTTCTCAAAGTACAAATGCAGCACAAACCATTAGATCGCATCACGATTGCCGAGTTAAGCGCAGCTGCACATGTCAACCGCAACACGTTTTATTACCATTTTGATGACATCTATGCCTTACTGAAATGGACCTTAGAGGCTGACATTGGCCGTAAAGTGATGCAGGACTTAGGCGCAGCCACATGGGAAACAAAGTATCAGCTGGTGCTTGACTATATCGTGGCTAATCAGATCTTTTGTCTGAATGCGTTTCATTCAGTTGGCCGTGACATGCTGGAAGAATTCTTATTTCAGTCAGCCACCGACATGGTGAAACCAGTCGTTTTGGACATTGACCCAGCAACACCAGCCCAAACCGTTGCCGATATCTGCAACTTTTATGGTGCAGCCATCGTCGGGCAAGTGCTGCTGTGGTTAGCGCAGTCCTTGAAAGAACCGGAACGCAATCTGATCAAGCGGGCTGATTTGATGTTAAACGGGTCGATTGCTTTCATTGTCCGCAAGCGGTCACTTGGCCCACAATAA
- the dhaM gene encoding dihydroxyacetone kinase phosphoryl donor subunit DhaM produces MALGILLVSHVPAIANGVETLIKQVAKDVPITTAGGTSDGKIGTDLDHIQKAIGDNPASELLVFYDLGSAKMNLDIAEEVSDKQMHVYDVAFVEGAYAAAALLEANVTLDKIEAQLKPLKVK; encoded by the coding sequence ATGGCACTAGGCATTTTACTTGTTTCACACGTTCCGGCGATCGCCAATGGTGTTGAAACTTTAATCAAACAAGTCGCTAAAGATGTTCCCATCACCACAGCTGGCGGTACTAGCGACGGCAAAATCGGCACGGATCTCGACCATATTCAAAAAGCAATTGGCGATAATCCAGCTTCTGAACTGCTTGTTTTCTACGACCTCGGCAGTGCGAAAATGAATTTGGACATTGCCGAAGAAGTCAGCGATAAACAGATGCATGTTTATGATGTCGCGTTTGTTGAAGGGGCTTATGCAGCCGCAGCATTGCTAGAAGCCAACGTCACCCTCGACAAAATCGAAGCGCAATTGAAACCACTCAAAGTAAAGTAA
- the dhaL gene encoding dihydroxyacetone kinase subunit DhaL produces MLNADTLTKWMTNFETRITKEKDHLTELDRVIGDSDHGNNMERGVEAIKAAFEKTPPTTDLAQDFKTIAMAMLSKVGGASGPLYGTAFLEMAKLAKTDTDFGDLVNAAAKGIAKRGQAKTGDKTMLDVWAPAADLIKQGKLDDAAIDKLVASTEPMIAKRGRASYLGEKSVGHIDPGAASTGELLKAYLDATA; encoded by the coding sequence ATGTTAAACGCTGATACATTAACCAAATGGATGACGAATTTTGAAACCCGCATTACCAAGGAAAAAGACCATCTCACCGAACTTGATCGCGTGATTGGCGATTCTGACCACGGCAACAACATGGAGCGCGGCGTCGAAGCGATCAAAGCAGCCTTCGAAAAAACCCCACCGACTACCGATCTGGCTCAAGACTTCAAGACAATTGCGATGGCCATGCTGAGCAAAGTCGGCGGTGCCAGCGGTCCTTTATATGGTACAGCCTTTCTCGAAATGGCTAAGCTTGCCAAAACCGACACCGATTTTGGCGACCTCGTCAATGCTGCGGCAAAGGGTATTGCTAAGCGCGGCCAGGCAAAAACCGGTGATAAAACAATGCTCGATGTCTGGGCACCTGCAGCTGATTTAATTAAACAAGGCAAGCTCGATGACGCCGCCATTGACAAGTTGGTTGCTTCCACCGAGCCAATGATCGCTAAACGCGGCCGGGCGTCTTATCTTGGTGAGAAGAGTGTCGGCCACATTGATCCCGGCGCCGCTTCAACTGGCGAATTGCTGAAAGCCTATTTAGATGCGACCGCTTGA
- the dhaK gene encoding dihydroxyacetone kinase subunit DhaK, translating to MKKIINAPGDIVPEMIAGLAASYPQYLKQIPDTTAVVRNDAAFKQHKKVGVISGGGSGHEPLHAGYVGQGMLDAAVAGQVFTSPTPDQIYAAIKEVDQGAGVLMIVKNYSGDVMNFDMAKDLASVDDITVESVVVDDDVAVKDSLYTQGRRGVAGTIFAEKIIGAAAEAGLSLDDLKKLGDAVVKNTKSFAVALHAATVPEVGKPGFDLKPDEIEFGVGIHNEPGTGQEKLPTSKQLAKQLISKLTAEFKDPQAHKYAVLVNGMGATPLSEQYIFMGDVLNELKTEKLPVSFTKAGNYVTSLDMAGISLTMLALDDPQWLTYLNASAHTVGWGDTDVKR from the coding sequence ATGAAGAAAATCATCAATGCACCGGGCGATATTGTCCCGGAAATGATTGCTGGACTCGCTGCCAGCTATCCGCAATATTTGAAACAGATTCCTGATACAACGGCGGTCGTCAGAAATGATGCCGCGTTCAAACAACATAAGAAGGTCGGCGTCATCTCTGGTGGCGGTTCCGGTCATGAACCGCTGCATGCCGGCTATGTCGGTCAAGGCATGCTTGATGCTGCGGTGGCGGGCCAAGTCTTCACATCCCCGACCCCGGATCAAATTTACGCTGCTATTAAAGAAGTTGACCAAGGTGCGGGCGTTTTGATGATCGTCAAGAACTATTCAGGCGATGTGATGAACTTCGACATGGCCAAAGACCTTGCCAGTGTTGACGATATCACCGTCGAATCCGTAGTCGTTGATGACGATGTTGCTGTCAAAGATTCACTGTACACGCAAGGACGGCGCGGTGTCGCTGGTACTATTTTTGCCGAAAAAATTATCGGTGCGGCTGCTGAAGCTGGTTTAAGTCTAGATGACCTGAAGAAGTTAGGCGATGCCGTCGTTAAGAACACCAAGTCCTTTGCCGTAGCATTGCACGCTGCAACGGTTCCTGAAGTCGGCAAACCCGGGTTTGATTTAAAACCTGATGAAATTGAATTCGGTGTTGGCATTCATAACGAACCTGGCACCGGTCAGGAAAAACTGCCGACCTCTAAACAATTGGCTAAGCAACTGATTAGCAAGTTGACGGCGGAGTTCAAAGATCCACAAGCCCACAAGTATGCCGTCTTGGTTAACGGCATGGGTGCTACCCCGTTGTCTGAACAATACATTTTCATGGGCGATGTGCTGAATGAACTGAAGACTGAAAAGTTACCTGTCAGCTTCACCAAAGCTGGCAACTATGTCACATCACTCGACATGGCTGGCATCTCATTGACCATGTTGGCTTTAGACGATCCGCAATGGCTGACCTACCTGAATGCGTCAGCCCACACTGTTGGTTGGGGGGATACCGATGTTAAACGCTGA
- a CDS encoding OsmC family protein, translating to MQDERWNHPLYTTTAINDEGLEGHAYIPGGLKVQTSNPMNDHPGTNPEQLLGLSLSTCLEATLEAVEKEHGLPHTGAVRVKVAFIGTRAEYQFLVHAQVMVKGVDFDTAKTFTNEIENRCPVSKLLKNSGNYTIETVTDFKD from the coding sequence ATGCAAGATGAACGCTGGAACCACCCGCTATACACAACGACGGCTATTAATGACGAAGGGCTGGAGGGCCACGCTTATATTCCCGGCGGACTTAAAGTGCAAACCAGCAATCCGATGAATGATCATCCCGGAACCAACCCAGAGCAACTTTTGGGGCTATCATTAAGCACATGTCTAGAAGCCACGCTGGAAGCGGTTGAAAAGGAGCACGGTTTGCCGCATACAGGAGCGGTGCGGGTGAAGGTCGCTTTCATTGGCACCCGTGCTGAATATCAATTTTTGGTGCACGCTCAGGTCATGGTCAAAGGCGTTGATTTCGATACTGCTAAGACTTTCACCAACGAAATCGAAAATCGCTGTCCCGTTTCGAAGTTGCTCAAAAATAGTGGCAATTATACGATCGAAACAGTGACTGATTTTAAAGACTAA
- a CDS encoding Rgg/GadR/MutR family transcriptional regulator: MLDYSAGAIYHEVRRRRDLRIKEVKGDLHQSTISHLEHDQSDMTLRTMVKILRPIFMSAEEFCRLIDNGSETSTAIFKQIAHYYDSTDLAGLYDLLASYKEQNILTTPNKMVILMIQSCIDELSQHETLFSKEDCDFVQDYLLRPGRWFSFEYIVFANLAFSMPAKINLRISKKMFHAYQQFHLPSYDELIVNALYNLSISFLEQDDPSSAIQFLSFLDLKKLDHHVLYMRHHVTFLKLIIQFKLNPLDVKNANELRTFLEATKLIDDVLFEKNIDWIKSLKINPKTILK; the protein is encoded by the coding sequence GTGTTGGATTATTCGGCAGGGGCTATTTACCACGAGGTGCGTCGGCGACGGGACTTGCGAATCAAGGAAGTTAAGGGTGATTTACATCAATCCACGATTTCTCACCTTGAGCATGATCAAAGTGATATGACGCTACGCACTATGGTAAAGATACTTCGCCCGATTTTTATGTCTGCTGAAGAGTTTTGCCGTCTGATAGACAACGGAAGTGAAACATCAACTGCAATTTTTAAACAGATTGCTCATTATTATGATTCGACTGACTTGGCGGGTTTATACGACTTGCTAGCGTCTTATAAAGAGCAAAACATTCTGACAACGCCAAATAAAATGGTTATTTTGATGATTCAAAGTTGTATTGATGAACTATCTCAACATGAAACTTTATTTTCGAAAGAGGATTGTGATTTCGTGCAAGACTATCTTCTCAGACCGGGACGGTGGTTTAGTTTTGAGTACATCGTTTTTGCCAATCTTGCATTCTCAATGCCAGCCAAGATCAATTTGAGAATTTCCAAGAAGATGTTTCATGCTTATCAGCAATTTCATTTACCTAGTTACGATGAATTGATAGTGAATGCTCTATACAATTTATCAATTTCTTTTCTTGAGCAAGATGATCCTTCTTCGGCCATTCAATTTTTAAGTTTTCTTGATTTGAAAAAATTGGATCATCATGTTCTCTATATGCGGCATCACGTGACTTTTTTGAAACTCATCATTCAATTTAAGTTGAATCCCTTAGACGTAAAAAACGCAAACGAATTGAGAACATTTTTAGAGGCAACGAAGCTGATTGATGATGTACTTTTTGAGAAAAATATTGATTGGATCAAATCTTTGAAAATTAACCCAAAAACTATTTTGAAATGA
- a CDS encoding exonuclease domain-containing protein → MARTTDRQRNTRSPRQARRQLNKLLRDPIVKPHNAAAVRIRLDEMMAILQHREYRPEQPSSTNQVNTHGQVQFDLARWYPEGGRLRYTLRPRGALLPIAFTVQDFGNHRKSLTRGLALAVAGAAHQLDQMKAANKLPLIMQPFSDWVHLLAIGLQNWLENGQVVFSLADLNGAYVLTSMPTAPATWLARLFGISLGNPDQSLADLRRQRQEQADRLTTRLAAKFAIEEAPLVQAANDRAAKSIQLDAATMAMLASDQAPMRSQKDVVDRLARGDYIVIDTEFVADRNQLDLTEISLLRVRHHQVDGAFDIFTQLPEDHHVMPFSVKITGITDDLLSQYGQPLPLAKAAVEQLLKHELVVGFALSNDLRALRAGLNVDITPLQAFDVAALARKTFGIGKKHTPSLQHYKEALGVDLPSHTALSDAQTTMALLEHLIWEGSPLITKDIGFEQRPPEHANDPEPYQKPDPSTS, encoded by the coding sequence CCGCAGTTCGCATTCGCTTAGATGAGATGATGGCGATTCTCCAACATCGCGAGTACCGTCCAGAGCAGCCAAGTTCAACCAATCAAGTCAATACACATGGGCAGGTTCAGTTTGACCTCGCGCGCTGGTATCCTGAAGGCGGTCGCCTACGCTATACCTTACGACCGCGTGGCGCCTTACTCCCAATCGCATTCACTGTTCAAGACTTTGGTAATCATCGCAAAAGTCTGACGCGCGGCCTCGCTCTAGCTGTCGCTGGGGCGGCTCACCAGTTAGATCAAATGAAAGCCGCCAACAAATTGCCGTTGATCATGCAACCTTTTAGCGACTGGGTGCACCTCCTTGCAATTGGCTTACAAAATTGGCTTGAAAATGGTCAGGTCGTTTTCTCTTTAGCCGATCTTAACGGCGCCTATGTTTTGACCAGCATGCCAACTGCTCCTGCGACTTGGCTGGCCAGACTCTTCGGCATTTCGTTAGGCAATCCAGACCAGTCTTTAGCTGATCTGCGTCGTCAACGGCAAGAGCAGGCCGACCGTTTGACAACGCGACTTGCGGCCAAGTTTGCCATTGAAGAAGCGCCGTTGGTCCAAGCAGCTAATGATCGCGCTGCTAAGTCAATTCAACTTGATGCAGCCACCATGGCCATGTTAGCTTCAGATCAAGCCCCAATGCGGTCGCAAAAGGATGTTGTTGATCGGCTGGCTCGCGGTGATTACATTGTCATCGATACTGAGTTCGTCGCCGATCGCAACCAACTTGATCTGACAGAAATCAGTTTACTCCGGGTACGCCATCACCAAGTTGATGGGGCCTTCGATATTTTTACCCAATTACCTGAGGACCACCACGTCATGCCATTTTCAGTCAAAATCACAGGCATCACCGATGATCTGTTGTCCCAATATGGTCAGCCGTTGCCACTTGCCAAAGCTGCCGTTGAACAATTGTTGAAGCATGAACTCGTTGTGGGTTTTGCCTTAAGTAACGACCTGCGTGCGCTACGAGCGGGACTGAATGTCGATATCACCCCACTGCAAGCCTTCGATGTTGCTGCCTTGGCACGTAAAACATTCGGTATTGGCAAAAAGCACACCCCGTCGTTGCAACATTACAAAGAGGCGCTTGGGGTTGATTTGCCTTCCCACACCGCCTTGAGTGATGCGCAAACCACAATGGCGTTGTTGGAACATCTCATCTGGGAAGGCAGTCCACTCATCACTAAAGACATTGGCTTTGAACAACGGCCACCTGAGCACGCCAATGACCCGGAACCTTATCAGAAACCTGATCCAAGTACCAGCTAA